A part of Escherichia marmotae genomic DNA contains:
- a CDS encoding transcriptional regulator, protein MQREDVLGEALKLLELQGIANTTLEMVAERVDYPLEALQRFWPDKEAILYDALRYLSQQIDVWRRQLMLDETQSAEQKLLARYQALSECVKNNRYPGCLFIAACTFYPDPDHPIHQLADQQKSAAYDFTHELLTTLEVDDPAMVAKQMELVLEGCLSRMLVNRSQADVDTAHRLAEDILRFARCRQGGALT, encoded by the coding sequence GTGCAACGTGAAGATGTACTGGGAGAAGCCCTGAAATTATTAGAGTTACAAGGGATTGCTAACACTACGCTGGAGATGGTTGCTGAACGAGTGGATTATCCGTTGGAAGCGCTCCAGCGTTTCTGGCCAGACAAAGAGGCCATCCTCTACGATGCGCTGCGCTATCTTAGCCAACAGATAGATGTCTGGCGTCGTCAACTGATGCTGGATGAAACGCAATCTGCTGAACAAAAGCTGCTGGCGCGTTATCAGGCATTATCAGAATGCGTTAAAAACAACCGCTATCCGGGCTGTCTGTTTATCGCTGCCTGCACGTTTTATCCCGATCCCGACCACCCTATCCATCAACTGGCCGATCAGCAAAAAAGCGCGGCGTATGATTTCACCCACGAACTGTTAACCACCCTGGAAGTTGACGACCCGGCAATGGTGGCAAAGCAGATGGAACTGGTGCTGGAAGGGTGTTTAAGTCGCATGCTGGTGAATCGCAGCCAGGCGGATGTCGACACCGCACACCGACTGGCGGAAGATATCCTGCGCTTCGCCCGCTGCCGTCAGGGCGGGGCACTGACCTGA
- the cutA gene encoding divalent cation tolerance protein CutA, with the protein MLDEKSSNTASVVVLCTAPDEATAQDLAAKALAEKLAACATLIPGATSLYYWEGKLEQEYEVQMILKTDKAHQQALLECLKAHHPYQTPELLVLPVTHGDTDYLSWLNASLR; encoded by the coding sequence ATGCTTGATGAAAAAAGTTCGAATACCGCGTCTGTCGTGGTGCTGTGTACCGCGCCGGATGAAGCGACAGCCCAGGATCTGGCTGCCAAAGCGCTGGCAGAAAAACTGGCAGCCTGCGCAACCCTGATCCCCGGTGCAACCTCTCTCTATTACTGGGAGGGTAAGCTGGAACAGGAATATGAAGTACAGATGATCTTAAAAACCGATAAAGCTCACCAGCAGGCACTGCTGGAATGCCTGAAGGCTCATCATCCTTATCAAACACCTGAACTTCTGGTTTTACCTGTTACACATGGAGACACAGATTACCTCTCATGGCTCAACGCATCTTTACGCTGA
- the dcuA gene encoding anaerobic C4-dicarboxylate transporter DcuA, producing the protein MLVVELIIVLLAIFLGARLGGIGIGFAGGLGVLVLAAIGVKPGNIPFDVISIIMAVIAAISAMQVAGGLDYLVHQTEKLLRRNPKYITILAPIVTYFLTIFAGTGNISLATLPVIAEVAKEQGVKPCRPLSTAVVSAQIAITASPISAAVVYMSSVMEGHGISYLHLLSVVIPSTLLAVLVMSFLVTMLFNSRLSDDPIYRKRLEEGLVELRGEKQVEIKQGAKASVWLFLLGVVGVVIYAIINSPSMGLVEKPLMNTTNAILIIMLSVATLTTILCKVDTDNILNSSTFKAGMSACICILGVAWLGDTFVSNNIDWIKDTAGEVIQGHPWLLAVIFFFASALLYSQAATAKALMPMALALNVSPLTAVASFAAVSGLFILPTYPTLVAAVQMDDTGTTRIGKFVFNHPFFIPGTLGVALAVCFGFLLGSVML; encoded by the coding sequence ATGCTAGTTGTAGAACTCATCATCGTTTTGCTGGCGATCTTTTTGGGCGCCAGATTAGGGGGAATTGGTATTGGTTTTGCAGGTGGATTGGGGGTGCTGGTTCTTGCCGCTATCGGCGTCAAGCCTGGTAACATTCCGTTCGATGTAATTTCCATTATCATGGCGGTTATCGCTGCTATTTCTGCCATGCAGGTTGCTGGCGGTCTGGACTATCTGGTTCACCAGACAGAAAAGCTGCTGCGCCGTAACCCGAAATACATCACGATCCTCGCACCGATCGTGACCTATTTCCTGACCATCTTTGCGGGCACTGGCAACATCTCTCTGGCAACGCTGCCAGTTATCGCTGAAGTAGCGAAGGAACAAGGCGTTAAACCTTGCCGTCCACTGTCTACTGCGGTAGTTTCCGCGCAGATTGCGATCACCGCATCGCCAATCTCTGCGGCAGTGGTTTACATGTCTTCCGTAATGGAAGGTCATGGCATCAGCTACCTCCATTTGCTCTCCGTGGTCATCCCGTCCACCTTGCTGGCGGTTCTGGTGATGTCCTTCCTGGTCACCATGCTGTTCAACTCCAGGCTGTCTGACGATCCGATTTATCGCAAGCGTCTGGAAGAAGGTTTGGTTGAACTGCGCGGTGAGAAGCAGGTTGAAATCAAACAAGGCGCGAAAGCGTCCGTCTGGCTGTTCCTGCTGGGCGTAGTCGGCGTGGTTATCTATGCGATCATCAACAGCCCGAGCATGGGTCTGGTTGAGAAACCGCTGATGAACACCACTAACGCCATCCTGATTATCATGCTGAGTGTTGCAACCCTGACCACTATTCTTTGCAAAGTGGATACCGACAACATCCTCAACTCCAGCACCTTCAAAGCAGGTATGAGCGCCTGTATTTGTATCCTGGGTGTTGCATGGCTGGGCGATACTTTCGTTTCCAACAACATCGACTGGATCAAAGATACCGCTGGTGAAGTGATTCAGGGTCATCCGTGGCTGCTGGCTGTCATCTTCTTCTTTGCTTCTGCTCTGCTGTATTCTCAGGCTGCAACCGCAAAAGCACTGATGCCGATGGCTCTGGCGCTGAACGTTTCTCCGCTGACCGCTGTTGCTTCTTTCGCAGCCGTGTCTGGCCTGTTCATTCTGCCGACCTACCCGACGCTGGTTGCTGCGGTACAGATGGATGACACGGGTACAACTCGTATCGGTAAATTCGTCTTCAACCATCCGTTCTTCATCCCGGGTACTCTGGGTGTTGCCCTGGCCGTTTGCTTCGGCTTCCTGCTGGGCAGTGTGATGCTGTAA
- the yjeH gene encoding L-methionine/branched-chain amino acid transporter: MSGLKQELGLAQGIGLLSTSLLGTGVFAVPALAALVAGNNSLWAWPVLIILVFPIAIVFAILGRHYPSAGGVAHFVGMAFGSRLERVTGWLFLSVIPVGLPAALQIAAGFGQAMFGWHGWQLLMAELGTLALVWYIGTRGASSSANLQTVIAGLIVALIVAVWWAADIKPANIPFPAPGDIELSGLFAALSVMFWCFVGLEAFAHLASEFKNPERDFPRALMIGLVLAGLVYWGCTVVVLHFDAYGEKMAAAASLPEIVVQLFGVGALWIACVIGYLACFASLNIYIQSFARLVWSQAQDKPNHYLARLSSRHIPNNALNAVLGCCVVSTLVIHTLEINLDALIIYANGIFIMIYLLCMLAGCKLLKGRYRLLAVIGGLLCILLLAMVGWKSVYALIMLAGLWLFLPKRKTPENGITT; this comes from the coding sequence ATGAGTGGACTCAAACAAGAACTGGGGCTGGCCCAGGGCATCGGCCTGTTATCGACTTCATTGTTAGGCACCGGCGTGTTTGCCGTTCCTGCCTTAGCCGCCCTGGTGGCAGGCAATAATAGCCTGTGGGCCTGGCCTGTTCTGATAATCTTAGTTTTCCCGATTGCGATCGTGTTTGCGATTCTGGGTCGCCACTACCCCAGCGCGGGCGGTGTGGCGCATTTTGTCGGCATGGCGTTCGGTTCGCGGCTTGAGCGAGTCACAGGCTGGTTATTTTTATCAGTTATTCCCGTTGGCTTGCCCGCTGCGCTGCAAATTGCCGCCGGATTCGGCCAGGCGATGTTTGGCTGGCATGGCTGGCAACTGTTGATGGCTGAACTCGGTACGCTGGCGCTGGTGTGGTATATCGGTACTCGCGGTGCCAGTTCCAGTGCGAATCTACAAACGGTTATTGCCGGACTTATCGTCGCGCTGATTGTCGCCGTCTGGTGGGCGGCCGATATTAAACCTGCGAATATCCCCTTCCCTGCGCCAGGTGATATCGAACTTTCCGGGCTATTTGCTGCGTTATCGGTAATGTTCTGGTGCTTTGTCGGTCTGGAGGCGTTTGCTCACCTTGCCTCAGAATTTAAAAATCCGGAGCGTGATTTCCCCCGCGCTCTGATGATTGGTCTGGTGCTGGCAGGTTTAGTCTACTGGGGGTGTACGGTTGTCGTCTTACACTTCGACGCCTACGGTGAAAAAATGGCGGCAGCAGCATCGCTTCCGGAAATTGTGGTGCAACTGTTCGGTGTAGGGGCGCTGTGGATTGCCTGCGTGATTGGCTATCTGGCCTGCTTTGCCAGCCTCAACATTTATATACAGAGTTTCGCCCGCCTGGTCTGGTCGCAGGCGCAAGATAAACCCAACCACTACCTGGCGCGCCTCTCTTCTCGCCATATCCCGAACAATGCCCTCAATGCAGTGCTCGGCTGTTGCGTGGTGAGCACGTTGGTGATTCACACTTTAGAGATCAATCTGGACGCACTCATCATTTATGCCAACGGCATCTTTATTATGATCTATCTGCTGTGCATGCTGGCTGGCTGTAAATTATTGAAGGGACGTTATCGGCTACTGGCGGTGATTGGCGGACTGCTATGCATCCTGTTGCTGGCGATGGTCGGCTGGAAAAGCGTGTATGCATTGATCATGCTGGCGGGGCTGTGGTTGTTCCTGCCGAAACGAAAAACGCCAGAAAATGGCATAACCACATAA
- a CDS encoding FxsA family protein, with the protein MRWLPFIAIFLYVYIEISIFIQVAHVLGVLLTLVLVIFTSVIGMSLVRNQGFKNFVLMQQKMAAGENPAAEMIKSVSLIIAGLLLLLPGFFTDFLGLLLLLPPVQKHLTVKLMPHLRFSRMPGGGFSAGAGGGNTFDGEYQRKDDNRDRLDHKDDRQD; encoded by the coding sequence TTGCGCTGGTTACCTTTTATTGCCATTTTCCTTTATGTCTATATTGAGATTTCAATCTTTATTCAGGTTGCCCACGTATTGGGGGTATTACTCACTCTTGTGTTGGTTATATTCACGTCAGTTATTGGTATGTCGCTGGTACGTAACCAGGGATTTAAGAATTTTGTGCTGATGCAACAAAAAATGGCGGCGGGAGAAAATCCGGCGGCGGAAATGATTAAAAGTGTTTCGTTGATCATTGCCGGTTTGCTGCTTTTATTACCGGGCTTTTTCACCGATTTCCTCGGTCTTCTTCTTTTATTGCCACCAGTGCAGAAACATCTGACTGTGAAGTTGATGCCGCATTTGCGTTTTTCCCGTATGCCGGGCGGTGGATTTAGTGCCGGAGCCGGTGGCGGCAATACTTTTGATGGTGAATATCAGCGTAAGGATGACAACCGCGATCGCCTTGATCATAAAGACGATCGTCAGGATTAA
- a CDS encoding YjeJ family protein yields MAISIKGVNTGVIRKSNNFIALALKIKEPRNKESLFFMSVMELRDLLIALESRLHQKHKLEADHRLQYEQARDKAMKKMAENIPQIQIEELKNADINRRVNTLELTDNQGENLTFLLTLHDGSKSELVVNELQIEMLARAIIHAINNAEMRELALRITSLLDFLPLYDVDCQDNGNLEYDTYSQPEWKQNLFSHYLAVLYRFKDESGKEQFSGAVVKTREATAGKEVEAITRRMLDFSPRLKKLAGVPCQVYVRTVAANNAQPLTQDQCLRVLHHLRVQSISKAAPQAK; encoded by the coding sequence ATGGCCATAAGCATCAAGGGTGTTAACACTGGTGTTATTCGCAAGAGTAATAACTTCATTGCACTGGCACTGAAAATAAAAGAGCCTCGCAATAAAGAATCGTTGTTCTTCATGTCTGTGATGGAACTGCGCGACCTGTTGATAGCGCTGGAAAGCCGTCTGCATCAAAAGCATAAACTGGAGGCTGATCACCGTCTTCAGTATGAGCAAGCGCGCGATAAGGCCATGAAAAAGATGGCAGAAAATATTCCTCAAATTCAGATTGAAGAACTTAAAAATGCTGATATTAATCGCCGTGTAAATACACTGGAACTTACCGATAATCAGGGTGAAAATCTCACATTCCTATTAACTCTGCATGACGGCAGCAAATCTGAATTAGTTGTCAATGAACTGCAAATTGAAATGCTGGCGCGAGCAATCATTCACGCAATTAATAATGCGGAAATGCGTGAACTGGCATTACGTATTACATCGCTGTTAGATTTCCTGCCATTATATGACGTCGACTGCCAGGATAATGGTAATCTGGAATATGACACCTATTCACAGCCAGAATGGAAACAAAACTTGTTTAGCCATTATCTGGCGGTGCTTTATCGCTTTAAAGATGAAAGTGGCAAAGAACAATTTAGCGGCGCAGTGGTGAAAACACGTGAAGCGACAGCAGGTAAAGAAGTGGAGGCCATCACCCGCCGGATGCTTGATTTCAGCCCTCGACTGAAAAAGCTCGCTGGAGTGCCGTGTCAGGTCTACGTTCGCACCGTAGCGGCAAATAACGCCCAACCGCTGACCCAGGATCAATGCTTACGCGTACTGCATCACCTACGCGTTCAGTCCATCAGCAAAGCCGCGCCACAAGCGAAATAA
- a CDS encoding co-chaperone GroES: MNIRPLHDRVIVKRKEVETKSAGGIVLTGSAAAKSTRGEVLAVGNGRILENGEVKPLDVKVGDIVIFNDGYGVKSEKIDNEEVLIMSESDILAIVEA; this comes from the coding sequence ATGAATATTCGTCCATTGCATGATCGCGTGATCGTCAAGCGTAAAGAAGTTGAAACTAAATCTGCTGGCGGCATCGTTCTGACCGGCTCTGCAGCGGCTAAATCTACCCGTGGCGAAGTGCTGGCTGTAGGCAATGGCCGTATCCTTGAAAATGGCGAAGTGAAGCCGCTGGACGTGAAAGTTGGCGACATCGTTATTTTCAACGATGGCTACGGTGTGAAATCTGAGAAGATCGACAATGAAGAAGTGTTGATCATGTCCGAAAGCGACATTCTGGCAATTGTTGAAGCGTAA
- a CDS encoding DUF4156 domain-containing protein: MHVKYLAGIVGAALLMAGCSSSNELSAAGQSVRIVDEQPGAECQLIGTATGKQSNWLSGQHGEEGGSMRGAANDLRNQAAAMGGNVIYGISSPSQGMLSSFVPTDSQIIGQVYKCPN, encoded by the coding sequence ATGCACGTAAAATACTTAGCAGGGATTGTCGGTGCCGCGCTACTGATGGCGGGTTGTAGCTCCAGTAACGAATTGAGTGCTGCCGGTCAGAGTGTTCGCATTGTGGACGAGCAACCAGGCGCAGAGTGCCAACTTATTGGTACTGCGACAGGTAAGCAAAGTAACTGGCTTTCCGGACAACACGGCGAAGAAGGCGGTTCTATGCGTGGTGCGGCAAACGATCTGCGCAATCAGGCTGCCGCAATGGGCGGTAACGTGATTTATGGTATTAGCAGCCCGTCGCAGGGGATGTTGTCCAGCTTCGTTCCGACTGATAGCCAGATTATCGGCCAGGTTTATAAGTGCCCGAACTGA
- the dsbD gene encoding protein-disulfide reductase DsbD, with protein MAQRIFTLILLFCSTSVFAGLFDAPGRSQFVPADQAFAFDFQQNQHDLNLSWQIKDGYYLYRKQIRITPEQAKIADVQLPSGVWHEDEFYGKSEIYRGRLTLPVTINQAGAGATLTITYQGCADAGFCYPPETKIVPLSKVLANNAAPQPAPVPQQEQPAAQLPFSALWALLIGIGIAFTPCMLPMYPLISGIVLGGKQRLSTARALLLTFIYVQGMALTYTALGLVVAAAGLQFQAALQHPYVLIGLAIVFTLLAMSMFGLFTLQLPSSLQTRLTLMSNRQQGGSPGGVFVMGAIAGLICSPCTTAPLSAILLYIAQSGNMWLGGGTLYLYALGMGLPLILITVFGNRLLPKSGPWMEQVKTAFGFVILALPVFLLERVIGDAWGLRLWSALGVAFFGWAFVSSLQAKRGWMRMVQIILLAAALVSVRPLQDWAFGATSTAQSQAHLNFKKIKTVDELNQALVAAKGKPVMLDLYADWCVACKEFEKYTFSDPQVQKALADTVLLQANVTANDAQDVALLKHLNVLGLPTILFFDGQGQEHPQARVTGFMDAETFSAHLRDRQP; from the coding sequence ATGGCTCAACGCATCTTTACGCTGATCCTGCTATTTTGCAGCACTTCCGTTTTTGCCGGATTATTCGACGCGCCTGGACGTTCCCAATTTGTCCCCGCGGATCAAGCCTTTGCTTTTGATTTTCAGCAAAACCAGCATGACCTTAATCTGAGCTGGCAGATCAAAGACGGTTATTACCTCTACCGTAAACAGATCCGTATTACGCCTGAACAGGCGAAGATTGCCGACGTGCAACTGCCGTCAGGTGTCTGGCATGAAGATGAGTTTTACGGCAAAAGCGAGATTTACCGTGGGCGGCTGACGCTTCCCGTTACCATCAATCAGGCGGGTGCTGGTGCGACGTTGACGATTACTTACCAGGGATGCGCCGACGCCGGTTTCTGTTATCCGCCAGAAACTAAAATAGTGCCGTTAAGCAAAGTGCTCGCCAACAACGCGGCGCCACAACCTGCGCCAGTTCCGCAGCAAGAGCAACCCGCCGCGCAACTGCCCTTTTCTGCACTCTGGGCGCTGTTGATCGGTATCGGCATCGCCTTCACACCATGCATGCTGCCGATGTACCCGCTGATTTCCGGTATCGTACTGGGCGGTAAACAGCGGCTATCCACCGCCAGAGCATTGCTGCTGACCTTTATTTATGTTCAGGGGATGGCGCTGACTTACACGGCACTGGGTCTGGTGGTTGCCGCCGCGGGATTACAGTTCCAGGCGGCGCTACAGCATCCTTACGTGCTTATCGGCCTCGCGATCGTCTTTACCTTGCTGGCGATGTCGATGTTTGGCTTGTTTACCCTGCAACTTCCCTCTTCCCTACAAACACGCCTCACGCTGATGAGTAATCGCCAGCAAGGCGGCTCGCCTGGCGGTGTGTTTGTTATGGGCGCAATTGCCGGATTGATCTGTTCACCATGCACTACCGCGCCACTTAGCGCGATTCTGCTGTATATCGCCCAAAGCGGGAACATGTGGCTGGGCGGCGGTACACTTTATCTCTATGCGCTGGGCATGGGACTACCGCTGATACTCATTACTGTCTTCGGCAACCGTCTGCTGCCGAAAAGCGGTCCGTGGATGGAACAGGTCAAAACCGCGTTTGGTTTTGTAATCCTGGCGCTGCCGGTCTTCCTGCTGGAGCGGGTGATTGGCGATGCCTGGGGATTACGCTTGTGGTCGGCGCTTGGCGTCGCGTTCTTTGGCTGGGCGTTTGTCTCCAGCTTACAAGCCAAACGCGGCTGGATGCGCATGGTACAAATTATCCTGCTGGCAGCCGCGCTGGTAAGCGTGCGCCCACTCCAGGATTGGGCGTTTGGCGCGACGAGCACGGCACAATCTCAGGCCCATCTCAACTTTAAAAAAATCAAAACAGTAGATGAGTTAAATCAGGCGCTCGTTGCAGCCAAAGGCAAACCGGTAATGCTAGATCTCTATGCCGACTGGTGCGTCGCCTGTAAAGAGTTCGAAAAATACACCTTCAGTGACCCGCAGGTGCAAAAAGCGTTAGCAGACACGGTATTACTTCAGGCCAACGTCACTGCCAACGACGCACAAGATGTGGCGCTGTTAAAACATCTAAATGTCCTTGGCCTACCGACGATTCTGTTTTTTGACGGACAAGGTCAGGAGCATCCACAAGCACGAGTCACGGGCTTTATGGATGCAGAAACCTTCAGCGCACATTTGCGCGATCGCCAACCGTGA
- the groL gene encoding chaperonin GroEL (60 kDa chaperone family; promotes refolding of misfolded polypeptides especially under stressful conditions; forms two stacked rings of heptamers to form a barrel-shaped 14mer; ends can be capped by GroES; misfolded proteins enter the barrel where they are refolded when GroES binds), which translates to MAAKDVKFGNDARVKMLRGVNVLADAVKVTLGPKGRNVVLDKSFGAPTITKDGVSVAREIELEDKFENMGAQMVKEVASKANDTAGDGTTTATVLAQAIITEGLKAVAAGMNPMDLKRGIDKAVTAAVEELKALSVPCSDSKAIAQVGTISANSDETVGKLIAEAMDKVGKEGVITVEDGTGLQDELDVVEGMQFDRGYLSPYFINKPETGAVELESPFILLADKKISNIREMLPVLEAVAKAGKPLLIIAEDVEGEALATLVVNTMRGIVKVAAVKAPGFGDRRKAMLQDIATLTGGTVISEEIGMELEKATLEDLGQAKRVVINKDTTTIIDGVGEEAAIQGRVAQIRQQIEEATSDYDREKLQERVAKLAGGVAVIKVGAATEVEMKEKKARVEDALHATRAAVEEGVVAGGGVALIRVASKLADLRGQNEEQNVGIKVALRAMEAPLRQIVLNCGEEPSVVANTVKAGDGNYGYNAATEEYGNMIDMGILDPTKVTRSALQYAASVAGLMITTECMVTDLPKNDAADLGAAGGMGGMGGMGGMM; encoded by the coding sequence ATGGCAGCTAAAGACGTAAAATTCGGTAACGACGCTCGTGTGAAAATGCTGCGCGGCGTAAACGTACTGGCAGATGCAGTGAAAGTTACCCTCGGTCCGAAAGGCCGTAACGTAGTTCTGGATAAATCTTTCGGTGCACCGACCATCACCAAAGATGGTGTTTCCGTTGCTCGTGAAATCGAACTGGAAGACAAGTTCGAAAATATGGGTGCGCAGATGGTGAAAGAAGTTGCCTCTAAAGCGAATGACACTGCAGGCGACGGTACTACCACCGCAACCGTACTGGCTCAGGCCATCATCACTGAAGGTCTGAAAGCTGTTGCTGCGGGCATGAACCCGATGGACCTGAAGCGTGGTATCGACAAAGCTGTTACCGCTGCAGTTGAAGAACTGAAAGCGCTGTCTGTACCGTGCTCTGACTCTAAAGCTATTGCTCAGGTTGGTACTATCTCCGCTAACTCCGACGAAACCGTAGGTAAACTGATCGCTGAAGCGATGGACAAAGTCGGTAAAGAAGGCGTTATCACCGTTGAGGACGGTACTGGTCTGCAGGACGAACTGGACGTGGTTGAAGGTATGCAGTTCGACCGTGGCTACCTGTCTCCTTACTTCATCAACAAGCCGGAAACTGGCGCAGTAGAACTGGAAAGCCCGTTCATCCTGCTGGCTGACAAGAAAATCTCCAACATCCGCGAAATGCTGCCAGTTCTGGAAGCTGTTGCAAAAGCAGGCAAACCGCTGCTGATCATCGCTGAAGATGTTGAAGGTGAAGCTCTGGCAACTCTGGTTGTTAACACCATGCGCGGCATCGTGAAAGTGGCTGCGGTTAAAGCACCGGGCTTCGGTGATCGTCGTAAAGCAATGCTCCAGGATATCGCTACTCTGACCGGTGGTACTGTAATCTCTGAAGAGATTGGTATGGAACTGGAAAAAGCAACCCTGGAAGACCTGGGCCAGGCTAAACGTGTTGTGATCAACAAAGACACCACCACCATCATCGATGGCGTGGGTGAAGAAGCTGCAATCCAGGGCCGTGTTGCTCAGATCCGTCAGCAGATTGAAGAAGCAACTTCTGACTACGACCGTGAAAAACTGCAGGAGCGCGTAGCGAAACTGGCAGGCGGCGTTGCAGTTATCAAAGTGGGTGCTGCTACCGAAGTTGAAATGAAAGAGAAAAAAGCACGCGTTGAAGACGCCCTGCACGCGACCCGTGCTGCGGTAGAAGAAGGCGTGGTTGCTGGTGGTGGTGTTGCGCTGATCCGCGTAGCGTCTAAACTGGCTGACCTGCGTGGTCAGAACGAAGAGCAGAACGTGGGTATCAAAGTTGCACTGCGTGCAATGGAAGCTCCGCTGCGTCAGATCGTACTGAACTGCGGTGAAGAGCCGTCAGTTGTTGCTAACACTGTTAAAGCTGGCGACGGCAACTACGGCTACAACGCTGCAACCGAAGAATACGGCAACATGATCGACATGGGTATCCTGGATCCAACCAAAGTAACTCGTTCTGCTCTGCAGTACGCAGCTTCTGTGGCTGGCCTGATGATCACCACCGAGTGCATGGTTACCGACCTGCCGAAAAACGATGCGGCTGACTTAGGCGCTGCTGGCGGTATGGGCGGCATGGGTGGCATGGGCGGCATGATGTAA
- the aspA gene encoding aspartate ammonia-lyase, protein MSNNIRIEEDLLGTREVPADAYYGVHTLRAIENFYISNNKISDIPEFVRGMVMVKKAAAMANKELQTIPKSVANAIIAACDEVLNNGKCMDQFPVDVYQGGAGTSVNMNTNEVLANIGLELMGHQKGEYQYLNPNDHVNKCQSTNDAYPTGFRIAVYSSLIKLVDAINQLREGFERKAVEFQDILKMGRTQLQDAVPMTLGQEFRAFSILLKEEVKNIQRTSELLLEVNLGATAIGTGLNTPKEYSPLAVKKLAEVTGFPCVPAEDLIEATSDCGAYVMVHGALKRLAVKMSKICNDLRLLSSGPRAGLNEINLPELQAGSSIMPAKVNPVVPEVVNQVCFKVIGNDTTVTMAAEAGQLQLNVMEPVIGQAMFESVHILTNACYNLLEKCINGITANKEVCEGYVYNSIGIVTYLNPFIGHHNGDIVGKICAETGKSVREVVLERGLLTEAELDDIFSVQNLMHPAYKAKRYTDESEQ, encoded by the coding sequence ATGTCAAACAACATTCGTATCGAAGAAGATCTGTTGGGTACCAGGGAAGTTCCAGCTGATGCCTACTATGGTGTTCACACTCTGAGAGCGATTGAAAACTTCTATATCAGCAACAACAAAATCAGCGATATTCCTGAATTTGTTCGCGGTATGGTAATGGTTAAAAAAGCCGCAGCTATGGCAAACAAAGAGCTGCAAACCATTCCTAAAAGTGTAGCGAATGCAATCATTGCTGCATGTGATGAAGTCCTGAATAACGGAAAATGCATGGATCAGTTCCCGGTAGACGTCTACCAGGGCGGCGCAGGTACTTCCGTAAACATGAACACCAACGAAGTGCTGGCCAATATCGGTCTGGAACTGATGGGACACCAGAAAGGTGAATATCAGTACCTGAATCCGAACGACCATGTTAACAAATGTCAGTCCACCAACGACGCCTACCCGACCGGTTTCCGCATCGCAGTTTACTCTTCCCTGATTAAACTGGTAGATGCTATTAACCAACTGCGCGAAGGTTTTGAGCGTAAAGCTGTCGAATTCCAGGACATCCTGAAAATGGGTCGTACCCAACTGCAGGACGCAGTACCAATGACCCTTGGTCAGGAATTCCGCGCTTTCAGCATCCTGCTGAAAGAGGAAGTGAAAAACATCCAACGTACTTCTGAACTGCTGCTGGAGGTTAACCTTGGCGCAACTGCCATCGGTACTGGCCTGAACACGCCGAAAGAGTACTCTCCGCTGGCAGTGAAAAAACTGGCTGAAGTCACTGGCTTCCCATGCGTTCCGGCTGAAGACCTCATCGAAGCGACCTCTGACTGCGGCGCTTACGTTATGGTTCACGGCGCGCTGAAACGCCTGGCTGTGAAGATGTCCAAAATCTGTAACGACCTGCGCTTGCTCTCTTCTGGCCCACGTGCCGGCCTGAATGAGATCAACCTGCCGGAACTGCAGGCAGGCTCTTCTATCATGCCAGCAAAAGTAAACCCGGTAGTTCCGGAAGTAGTTAACCAGGTATGCTTCAAAGTCATCGGTAACGACACCACTGTTACCATGGCAGCAGAAGCAGGTCAGCTTCAGTTGAACGTTATGGAGCCGGTCATTGGCCAGGCGATGTTTGAATCCGTTCACATTCTGACCAATGCTTGCTACAACCTGCTGGAAAAATGCATTAACGGCATCACTGCTAACAAAGAAGTGTGCGAAGGTTACGTTTACAACTCTATCGGTATCGTCACTTACCTGAACCCGTTCATCGGTCACCACAACGGTGACATCGTGGGTAAAATCTGTGCCGAAACAGGTAAGAGCGTGCGCGAAGTCGTTCTGGAGCGCGGTCTGTTGACTGAAGCGGAACTAGACGATATTTTCTCCGTACAGAACCTGATGCATCCGGCTTACAAAGCAAAACGCTATACTGATGAAAGCGAACAGTAA